A stretch of Chionomys nivalis chromosome 2, mChiNiv1.1, whole genome shotgun sequence DNA encodes these proteins:
- the Sesn1 gene encoding sestrin-1 isoform X2, translating to MRLAAAANEAYAASLAVSELLGCHQCGGGRGQDEELGIRIPRPVGHGPSRFIPEKEILQVGSEDAQMHALFADSFAALGRLDNITLVMVFHPQYLESFLKTQHYLLQMDGPLPLHYRHYIGIMAAARHQCSYLVNLHVSDFLHVGGDPKWLNGLENAPQKLQNLGELNKVLAHRPWLITKEHIEGLLKAEEHSWSLAELVHAVVLLTHYHSLASFTFGCGISPEIHCDGGHTFRPPSVSNYCICDITNGNHSVDDMQVNPAGNISVSDSFFEVEALMEKMKQLQECRDEEEASQEEMASRFEIEKRESMFVFSSDDDEATPARDVSRHFEDTSYGYKDFSRHGMHVPTFRVQDYCWEDHGYSLVNRLYPDVGQLIDEKFHIAYNLTYNTMAMHKDVDTSMLRRAIWNYIHCMFGIRYDDYDYGEINQLLDRSFKVYIKTVVCTPEKVTKRMYDSFWRQFKHSEKVHVNLLLIEARMQAELLYALRAITRYMT from the exons ATGCGTCTGGCCGCTGCAGCGAACGAGGCGTACGCAGCCTCGCTGGCCGTCTCGGAGCTGCTGGGCTGCCACCAGTGCGGCGGGGGCCGCGGCCAGGACGAG gAACTTGGAATCAGAATTCCTCGGCCAGTAGGACATGGACCAAGCAGGTTCATCCCAGAGAAGGAG ATTCTACAAGTAGGGAGTGAAGACGCACAGATGCATGCTTTATTTGCAGATTCTTTTGCTGCTTTGGGTCGTTTGGATAACATTACGTTAGTGATGGTTTTCCACCCACAATATTTAGAAAGTTTCTTAAAAACTCAACACTATCTACTGCAAATGGATGGACCATTACCCCTCCATTATCGGCACTACATTGGAATAATG gcTGCAGCCAGGCACCAGTGCTCCTACCTAGTGAATCTACATGTCAGTGACTTCCTTCATGTTGGCGGGGACCCCAAGTGGCTCAATGGCTTAGAGAATGCACCTCAAAAGCTACAGAATTTAGGAGAACTTAACAAAGTATTAGCCCACAGGCCTTGGCTTATTACCAAAGAACACATTGAG GGGCTTTTGAAAGCGGAGGAGCACAGCTGGTCTCTGGCGGAGCTGGTCCACGCTGTGGTTCTGCTCACACACTATCATTCTCTGGCCTCATTCACGTTTGGCTGTGGAATTAGCCCAGAAATTCATTGTGATGGTGGGCATACCTTCAGACCTCCTTCTGTTAGTAACTACTGCATCTGTGACATTACAAATGGCAATCACAGCGTGGATGACATGCAGGTCAACCCAGCAGGAAATATCTCG GTGAGCGACTCCTTCTTCGAGGTGGAAGCCCTCATGGAGAAGATGAAGCAGTTACAGGAATGTCGCGACGAGGAGGAAGCCAGCCAGGAGGAGATGGCATCGCGGTTTGaaatagagaagagagagagcatgttCGTCTTCTCTTCAG atGATGACGAAGCTACACCAGCGAGAGATGTATCTCGGCACTTTGAGGACACTAGTTATGGCTATAAGGACTTCTCTAGGCACGGGATGCATGTTCCAACGTTTCGTGTCCAG GACTACTGCTGGGAAGACCATGGCTACTCTCTGGTGAATCGGCTTTATCCAGATGTGGGACAGTTAATTGATGAGAAATTTCACATTGCTTACAATCTTACTTACAATACAATGGCAATGCACAAGGATGTCGATACCTCAATGCTCAGACGGGCTATCTGGAACTATATTCACTGCATGTTTGGAATACG ATATGATGACTATGACTATGGCGAAATTAACCAGCTATTGGATCGTAGCTTTAAAGTCTATATCAAAACTGTTGTCTGCACTCCTGAAAAGGTTACCAAAAGAATGTATGATAGCTTCTGGAGGCAGTTCAAGCACTCTGAGAAG GTTCATGTTAATCTgcttcttatagaagccaggatgCAAGCAGAACTCCTGTATGCTCTGAGAGCCATTACCCGCTATATGACCTGA